A window of Tolypothrix sp. PCC 7712 contains these coding sequences:
- a CDS encoding plasmid mobilization protein, with protein MTKLDPRTNLSNQLADVLSNHSVQPEEKREITITFRVSYAEKARLEQRCNGVVQSDYIRARLFDYPLPQPKLTIPEVNRQAIYELKKIGNNLNQQTRAINEAVKIGSQPLTSDVQEYLQTIKELTALIEQTHASLSQPISDED; from the coding sequence ATGACAAAATTAGATCCTCGCACTAATCTTAGTAATCAACTAGCCGATGTACTAAGTAATCATTCAGTACAGCCTGAAGAAAAGCGAGAGATAACCATCACATTTAGAGTTAGCTATGCCGAGAAAGCAAGGCTAGAGCAACGGTGCAATGGAGTAGTGCAAAGCGACTATATCAGAGCCAGATTATTTGACTATCCTCTACCACAACCAAAGTTAACTATACCCGAAGTTAATCGACAAGCCATCTACGAACTAAAAAAGATTGGTAATAACCTCAACCAACAAACCAGAGCCATTAACGAAGCCGTAAAAATTGGTAGCCAACCCCTGACCAGTGATGTACAAGAATATCTGCAAACTATTAAAGAACTAACAGCCCTCATAGAACAAACTCACGCCAGCTTATCTCAACCCATCTCAGACGAGGATTAG